A region from the Ammospiza nelsoni isolate bAmmNel1 chromosome 1, bAmmNel1.pri, whole genome shotgun sequence genome encodes:
- the LOC132083905 gene encoding GPI-linked NAD(P)(+)--arginine ADP-ribosyltransferase 1-like has protein sequence MDPLTLTLLAMTAMTAATTAAGVPSGATTATPVLAVPLDMAPASFDDQYRGCGRAMAAELPALNRSELRRGAAFAEAWALAAAQWRLRPPPRSPRSPLSPAQAIALMAYTAPVPLHREFNEAVRAAGRSRREYRDNFRFKTLHFLLTQAVVALRDAQGPRCHRVFRGVRGVRFAARRGDTVRFGHFASASLRNESSWGFGTDAAFQVLTCHGAAVREFSFFPHEEEVLIPPFETFEVTDVTNVTQGGDKARIRLRSTGTFSNYNCEWLREQRCGDGPCVFDTGWSVPRSPPHLGGLLVATTALAVATGTF, from the exons ATGGACCCACTGACCCTGACCCTGCTGGCGATGACCGCAATGACCGCAGCGACCACGGCCGCCGGTGTCCCCTCCggtgccaccactgccaccccCGTGCTGGCGGTGCCCCTGGACATGGCCCCGGCCTCCTTCGACGACCAGTACCGGGGCTGCGGCCGCGCCATGGCCGCCGAGCTGCCGGCCCTCAACCGCTCCGAGCTGCGGCGCGGCGCCGCCTTCGCCGAGGCCTGGGCTCTGGCCGCGGCCCAGTGGCGTCTGCGGCCGCCCCCTCGGTCCCCTCGGTCCCCTCTGTCCCCGGCCCAGGCCATCGCCCTCATGGCCTACACGGCGCCGGTGCCGCTACACCGCGAGTTCAACGAGGCCGTGCGCGCGGCCGGGCGCTCCCGCCGCGAGTACCGCGACAACTTCCGCTTCAAAACGCTGCATTTCCTGCTGACCCAG GCCGTGGTGGCGCTGAGGGACGCCCAGGGCCCGCGGTGTCACCGCGTGTTCCGCGGCGTGCGCGGGGTGCGGTtcgcggcgcggcgcggggaCACCGTGCGCTTCGGCCACTTCGCGTCGGCGTCGCTGCGCAACGAGAGCTCCTGGGGCTTCGGCACGGACGCGGCCTTCCAGGTGCTCACCTGCCACGGCGCGGCCGTCCGCGAGTTCTCCTTCTTCCCGCACGAGGAGGAGGTGCTGATCCCGCCCTTCGAGACCTTCGAGGTCACCGATGTCACCAACGtcacccagggtggggacaAGGCGCGGATCCGGCTGCGCTCCACCGGGACCTTCAGCAACTACAACTGCGAGTGGCTGCGAG AGCAGCGCTGTGGGGACGGACCCTGCGTGTTCGACACGG GCTGGAGCGTCCCCAGGTCCCCTCCCCACCTCGGGGGGCTCCTCGTGgccaccacagccctggcagtggcCACCGGAACCTTCTGA